Proteins from a single region of Candidatus Parcubacteria bacterium:
- a CDS encoding hypothetical protein (Derived by automated computational analysis using gene prediction method: GeneMarkS-2+.), giving the protein MKTDKKVWLVIFILVLLTFIVTIFYYFYQVKKSGEEAQVLTPESYSSLDNLEDKNLLSDDLKVKLGLYHRAVFEVIPKEGDDTKFDLKFLGVKDPEPISFQELSVEDKDNLHLNRDERFQILLTDNEGKVLQYRIMKDENDIVTEY; this is encoded by the coding sequence ATGAAAACAGATAAAAAAGTTTGGCTAGTAATTTTTATTCTTGTTCTACTGACTTTTATTGTTACTATCTTTTACTACTTTTATCAGGTCAAAAAGAGTGGTGAAGAAGCGCAAGTCCTTACTCCCGAATCTTATAGTTCTCTTGATAATCTTGAAGATAAAAATTTATTAAGTGATGACCTTAAGGTTAAGTTAGGTTTATATCACCGGGCTGTTTTTGAAGTAATTCCCAAAGAAGGTGATGACACTAAATTTGATCTTAAATTTTTAGGGGTGAAGGATCCGGAGCCAATTTCTTTTCAAGAGCTTTCAGTTGAAGATAAGGATAATCTTCATTTAAACAGGGATGAACGTTTTCAAATCTTGCTAACAGATAACGAAGGAAAGGTTTTACAGTATAGGATTATGAAAGATGAAAACGATATTGTTACTGAATATTAG